One segment of Streptosporangium brasiliense DNA contains the following:
- a CDS encoding STAS domain-containing protein encodes MELKVSTRSHVGHTVMAVTGEIDLYTAPGLQSEFTRLLQESPTTYVVIDMSGVEFCDSTGMNVLLSALKRLKERGGTLELAAPRPAVRKILQVTGLDSVFTVHEAVPGKLLTAKPKG; translated from the coding sequence GTGGAGCTAAAAGTCTCAACTCGATCTCATGTCGGTCACACCGTCATGGCCGTTACCGGCGAAATCGACCTATATACCGCTCCTGGACTGCAGTCCGAGTTCACTCGGCTGCTCCAGGAGAGCCCGACCACCTACGTGGTCATCGACATGTCCGGAGTGGAGTTCTGCGACTCCACCGGCATGAACGTGCTGCTCTCGGCGCTCAAGCGGCTGAAGGAGCGGGGCGGCACCCTGGAGCTGGCGGCGCCGCGGCCCGCCGTACGCAAGATCCTGCAGGTCACCGGGCTCGACTCGGTGTTCACCGTGCACGAGGCGGTGCCCGGGAAGCTGCTGACGGCCAAGCCCAAGGGATGA